One window of the Bartonella bacilliformis KC583 genome contains the following:
- a CDS encoding peptide chain release factor 3, producing the protein MDCRVQEVKRRRTFAIIAHPDAGKTTLTEKLLLFGGAIQLAGEVKAKKDRIQTRSDWMNIERDRGISVVTSVMTFEYEDHIFNLLDTPGHEDFADDTYRTLTAVDSAIMVLDGARGIEPRTLKLFEVCRMRDIPIVTFVNKMDREACDPLEILDEIEEKLALDTAPITWPIGMGKDFAGTFDLHHNSFRQHDDEITSRAVSGPDEVADLLPEYQRSLFIEGVELARNACKHFDIQAFREGHMTPVYFGSALRNFGVRDLINALVDFGPSPRDQMADQRTVSADEPKMTGFVFKIQANMDPNHRDRIAFLRVCSGRLERSMKTKLVRTGKPMTLSSPQFFFARSRQIADQAYAGDVVGIPNHGTLRIGDTLTEGEDILFKGVPNFAPEILRRVCLHDPMKAKKLKQALQQMAEEGVVQLFTPDDGSPALVGVIGALQIDVLTERLKVEYSLSVGFEPARFNVCRWISAESKDELQKFLTNHRFAIAYDLDNDPVFLAENAFSLNYEAERAPKIKFATFKDYQTRSE; encoded by the coding sequence ATGGATTGTAGAGTGCAAGAAGTAAAGCGGCGGCGTACATTTGCTATTATTGCTCACCCTGATGCAGGAAAGACAACGCTAACAGAAAAATTGTTGTTGTTTGGTGGGGCGATTCAGCTCGCTGGTGAGGTTAAGGCAAAAAAAGATCGTATTCAAACACGTTCTGATTGGATGAATATTGAACGTGATCGCGGTATTTCTGTTGTGACATCGGTCATGACGTTTGAATATGAAGATCATATCTTTAATTTATTAGATACCCCAGGCCATGAAGATTTTGCAGATGACACATATCGCACTCTTACAGCTGTTGATAGTGCGATTATGGTTTTGGATGGTGCCCGTGGGATTGAACCAAGAACACTAAAATTATTTGAAGTGTGTCGTATGCGAGATATCCCTATTGTTACTTTTGTTAACAAAATGGATCGTGAGGCCTGTGATCCTTTAGAAATTTTAGATGAAATTGAAGAAAAACTCGCGCTTGATACTGCACCAATTACATGGCCCATTGGTATGGGTAAAGATTTTGCTGGTACCTTTGACCTTCATCATAATTCTTTTCGTCAACATGATGATGAAATAACTTCACGGGCGGTTTCTGGGCCGGATGAGGTTGCCGATTTACTTCCTGAATATCAGCGTTCCCTCTTCATTGAAGGTGTAGAGCTTGCCCGCAATGCTTGCAAACATTTTGATATTCAAGCTTTCCGTGAAGGACATATGACACCGGTTTATTTTGGTTCAGCTTTACGCAATTTTGGTGTTCGTGATTTGATTAATGCATTAGTCGATTTTGGTCCCAGTCCTCGTGATCAGATGGCAGATCAACGCACAGTCAGTGCTGATGAGCCAAAAATGACAGGATTTGTTTTTAAAATTCAAGCCAATATGGATCCCAATCATCGTGATCGTATTGCATTTTTGCGTGTGTGCTCGGGAAGGCTTGAGCGTAGCATGAAAACGAAGTTGGTACGGACAGGAAAGCCAATGACACTTTCATCTCCGCAATTTTTCTTTGCTCGTTCGCGTCAAATTGCTGATCAAGCTTATGCTGGTGATGTAGTGGGGATTCCCAATCATGGAACTTTGCGTATTGGAGATACATTGACTGAGGGAGAAGATATTCTCTTTAAAGGTGTGCCAAATTTTGCACCGGAAATTCTGCGTCGTGTTTGTTTGCATGATCCTATGAAAGCAAAAAAGCTCAAGCAGGCGTTGCAACAAATGGCTGAGGAGGGAGTTGTACAATTATTTACTCCTGATGATGGATCGCCTGCTCTTGTCGGTGTGATTGGTGCTTTGCAAATTGATGTTTTAACCGAGCGGCTTAAAGTAGAATATTCTTTGTCTGTGGGCTTTGAGCCAGCACGCTTTAATGTATGTCGTTGGATTTCTGCAGAAAGTAAAGATGAACTCCAAAAATTTCTCACTAATCATCGATTCGCTATTGCTTATGATTTGGATAATGATCCAGTTTTTTTAGCAGAAAATGCTTTTTCCTTGAATTATGAAGCAGAACGAGCTCCGAAAATAAAATTTGCAACTTTCAAAGATTATCAGACGCGTTCTGAGTAA
- the trxA gene encoding thioredoxin: MTCIKIDNSNFENEVLTSSIPVVVDFWAEWCGPCKMIAPILDEISAEMEGQVKIAKISIDENPELATQYGVRSIPTLLMFKNGNVSSNVVGATSKGRLCEWIKDNLR; the protein is encoded by the coding sequence TGATAATAGCAATTTCGAAAATGAAGTTCTCACCTCCTCCATTCCTGTTGTGGTTGATTTTTGGGCAGAATGGTGTGGTCCTTGCAAAATGATTGCACCAATACTTGATGAAATTTCAGCAGAAATGGAAGGTCAAGTTAAAATCGCCAAAATAAGTATTGACGAAAATCCAGAACTGGCCACACAATATGGAGTGCGTTCAATTCCTACCCTCTTGATGTTCAAAAATGGCAATGTCTCATCCAATGTGGTTGGCGCTACATCTAAAGGGCGTCTTTGCGAATGGATTAAAGATAATCTTCGCTAA